The genomic stretch GTCTTCGTCGACCATGACATCATCGAGCCCACTGAAAGCGAGAATCAGGGCTACATCAACTTCGTCGAGCAGCTGGAAAGCATCGAAACCCGGGCCAACGGCCTCAAAAGCGACGCCAGCGTCAAAGCAGAGACTACCTTCGAAACGGCAGCAGTGAACACGCTGATCCATCGGCTTGCCTCAACCGCCCGAGACATCGAAGCCGCCGCCGCTGAACGGCAGGACGAAGCCACGTCCGTCGACACGGGCGACCTCAGAGACTTGGTCGAGGAAATGGAGACAGACCGGGAGACCCTGACCATGGCCGAAACCCACTGGGAAGAACGCCTCCCGTTCCTGCTCCAGCTCGAAGCCCTCACCCGACCGGAACTCCGGGGCGTGGAGTGGCTTGGCGAGGACGTCCATGCTGACCTCCAGTCACTCACCGACCAGGTCGGCGCTACAACCGACACGGACTGGTGGACCGACGATGGCTGGAGTTCCTTCGTCAGCGACCTCGATGCACGCACTGACGCAATCAACAACCTCACCGACGCTTGGGCTGACCAGCAGACACAAACCGGCATTGCGTCACTCCAGACGGATCTGGAGGACTATGCCTGGCTGATAGAGCCAATGGACCTTCCACCGACGGTCAGAGACGGTTTCAGAGTCACATACGTGGACCCACTTCGAACCTTCAGGAGAACTGTCGAGCGAATCACGACCACCATGGAGGGCCTCACTGATCCGGAGCCAGGCACCCGAGACACGAGTACACTAACGAGCATCCTAGGCCGACTTGATGGCTCTCTGCAGTGGGACAGCCTGACCACAGCAACCGTCGAAGAGCGCCGAGAGACCCTCACCACGCTCGATCGCGTCGTCGACGGCAAGGCACCGAAGGAACTGACCGGCGTTGGGCTCCTCCATGCTGATGATGACGCACTCAGAGCCCACATTGAGTCCTTCGACACTGAGGAGTTGGAGCTGATCGATGTCGATGGCGGGGTGATCGTCCGATGAGCCAGGAGAAAAAGAAGAACCCACTGAAGGCATTCACCAGAGAGCTCGTCGACTTCGCTCGTGGGGAGCGCCGCGGGATTCGGAATCCGTTCGTCATGGTGCCTGTCGATCCGCCCGTCGAACACCGTCTTACCAAGCGCCTCGAAACATGGGCAACCAACCCGGACGGAGATCTCGAAGAGTGGGAGGACGTCACCGACACTGCGGGCACCGATGTAACGGTCACAACCATCCGGCTCGACGGACTCATGCCTGAGACGGACGCCTTCGAAACCAGCATCGACCTCGGCCCGCTCGATCGCGTCGAGACGGCCGCCGTCGAGGATACCCTCGAACGGAACCTCGCCGCTGAACTGGTCGATGGCCTCATCGCAGAATACATCCAGACCGGCGCCGTCGAGAATGAGCGCTCGTCAGTGTTGGTCCTGCTGAACCTGGGGAGTCTCTACCCCTTCACCCGGGCGTCGGAACTGCTGGATGAACTCGATCGGAAAAACATCAACACAACCGTCGGCATTCCCTTCCCGGGCTCAGTCGTCGGCGGGCGACTCAGCTTCTTCAATGAACAAGCACGCCACTACTACCCGGCCCACCGAATCGGCAACAAAGTGAATGCGGGGTACCTGACCGATGTCTGAATTCGACACGCTCGCTGACCTGTTTCCGCCGGACCGCCAGCCAACCCGCGAACTCGAACCGATTCAAAAGGTCGACAAAACCGACCAGATCGAGACGGACATCGACGAGTTCTACGAGACCGACAGCGCAAAGCGCGTTCTCAAAGAGACCGCCGCGATCATCGCAAACGACGACGTTGAGCACCGCTTCCGGTATGTCCATGCGACCTTCGGCTCAGGGAAGTCCCACCTGCTGAAACTCATCGGCGTCGCCACCGGCGAATTAGCGGGCTTAGAGTCCTACGCTCACGAACTCGCAAACACTACATCGGGATTCAAAGAGTTCCGCGAAGCGATCGCGGACTCCCATATCGATCACCTCCAGCCCCTGTTCCTCAATCTGCTGGACCGCGATCGAGACGATACGAAACTCCCACTCATCCTGTATGAAGAGCTGGGGCGCCGCCGTGGCTATCACACTGACCTCCCATGGCTACTGGAGTTCTGCTGGCAACTCGATATCGAACACGGCCTCTGGGAGCAACTCCAGACGTTCGAACACGAATCACTCAGCCTTGCAGACGTCGTCGATCGCCCGGCTTCCCTCCGCCCGTGGCTCCAACAGGCAATTCCCAAGCTGGAGGGCGCCGCTGACGCCGGGCTTGACTCCCCTGCAGCTGTCGACGACCGAATCGAGGCCGCAGCCGAGGCGATCGATCCGGACGCATTCGGCCCTGACGATCTCGTCGAACGGCTCCATCGCACGAAGCGCCATCTGGAACGAGACGGCGACACGTATGAATATCTGATCGGGCTGGACGAAATCGCGATCTACGTCGGCGATCAGCAGCGTCGGTATGAGGAAGTCGTCGACACCGTCACCGCCCTCATCGATGGGCTCAATCCCCCGATTCTGGGCACCGGCCAATGGCCAATGCGGGACATGCAACAGAACTTCCTCGGCGACGTCGACGACAATGCGTGGTTCGCCCAGGAAGTGAAACTCGAAGGCGCCGACACCGAAACCATCGTCCGGAAACGCTGGCTGCAAAAATCCGCGGCGGGCGCCGACCACATCGACACAACGCTGCTTGCAGAGGCGCCCGAGCTCGACCCGACACTCACCGACGACGCCGACCCGCCCTCCCATAACGACCCAGTCGAAGCCTATCCGTTTCGCGATCTGGACCTCTGGCTCCTTAGAGACGCCATGCAGGGGCTTATCGAAGGCGATCGGGATACTGACCGAGAATACATCCAGGGGCGAGCTCTCCTTGCCCGCGTTCGATCGCTGTTCGTTAATCATGGCTGGGCAAGCGACCCGCCGGGCGTCATCGTCCCCTGGAACGAGCTCTTCGACATCATCGACGACGACACCGAGCTCATCTCTGCCTGGGCCACCGACCTCATCAGTCGCGTCGAGAGCACCCTGGATGCAGAGACCGCAGAAACCGCCAAGGCGCTGTTCCTGTTGAGTCAGGTCGACACCGTCCCCCGCACCGCCGACAACCTCACCCGACTCTTGATTGACGACGTCGAAACCGACGTCGACGCACTCACAGAGACCGTCGAGGGCCATCTCGAGGACTTGGTCAGAAAGAACCTGATCCGAGAAAGCACGGAGACGGAACCTTCGACCTACACCATCCTGTCAGAAGAGGAGATCCAGTTCTGGCAAGAAGTCCAGCAGGAAGCAACCGACCTCCCTGAACACCAAGTCCAGAACAACATTCGGCAGTTCATCCAAGAGGCTGACCCAACACACCTCCCAGCTCACGAAGGGTCACAAACTGGGTCCTTCGGCGATCTCGAAGGAATCACCTACACCGTCAGGTATGCGATCGACCGGTCGGTTCCTGACTCAGTCACCGAAGAGTACGACAAACTCGTCTTTCGGGTGCTTGTCCATGATGCAGACACCATTGCCGAGGAACGGACACAGTGGCAAGAAGCCCATAGTGGACCCACCGGTCGTGAAGACATCCTGATCACGGCCACCATCACCGATACAACCCGCCGGCAAGTGCGGGAGCTGATCGGAATGAAGCAAGTCCTGCGTGGGATGGCCGACCCGAGCCCGGACCACCGGCTCGACCAACAGTCGATGCAAGAAGAGGTCGAAGACGACCTCCGCGATCGGCTCAACGACGCCGCAGTCTATCGACCACAGCGAGAAGCATCCTATGGGACATACCTAGAGGATCTCGATGACGCCGTTGAAGCCGCTGTTACGGATAAATTCCCGAAGCGAAAGCACATCGATCACACCCTCCAGATGGAAGACCTGGAGGCGTTCATCGACTTCTTCACGAACGGTGGGCCATGGCCGCTGAGCGATGATGACGCTGAGGAGCTCGGCGTCAACCCCGTCCCCCGGGAAATAAGCGATGGGTGGGCAACGGAGTTCCTCGAACTGGATCGCTTCGACACCGATGAACGCGTCAGCGGCGATCGGGTGCTTGAGACCATCAATGGCCGGAGTGGGGAGTTCCTCGGAACTCCCGTCGAAGCCCTGCAGACGCTCCTCTTTGTCCTCTATGCCAAAGACAAAATCGCGATTCGAGCCGATGGCGAGCGAGTCACCGATACCCGAGAAGTCGCCCGCACCATCACCAGCACGACCCGCTTTGAGGACGCAATCATCGTCTTTGACCCGTCGCCTCCGCCGGAAGACCTGAGTGATGTCTATGCAGCCCTCGTCGGCGAGGAACCCGACTCAGATGACACACAGGACTTGCTTACGGGAATCGAGACCTGGGCCACCAATCACGCAGAAGAGTTCAACACCGTCGTCTCACGGACGGACTTGGAGTTCAACAGCCACCTTACACTGGCAACACTGAGCCAGGCACTCAAACCGGCCTTCGGTGACGACGAGCTGGACCCGAACCTCCTGACCAACGATGATGTGGTCGAGCAAGCCGAACGCTACGCTTCGGCCGCCCCGCTGTTCATCGCCGACGATGATGAGGAGCCCCTGTGGGACCGACTCAGCACGGTCAGTACATGGCTCACCGAGCACTACCCAACCGCCTCAGTCACTGGGTCGGTCAGCACTGCCACGAGTGGGTCACAGATCCCCAGCGCCGAGAGGGTGGAGACACTCTTAGACGACGCCGCGACGTTCAGAGTCGAGACTCTCCAAGAGTTGTCCACAGACCTCGCTGGTACACCCACGACCGCCGAAGACGTCGACGCCCTCAGAGAATCACTCACAGAAACCCTACAGAGCACATACCTCACGGAGGATATCGAAGCCGTCACCGAAGCCTACCCGACCGTCGATCTCGAGACACTCCAACAGACGATCGACGACGCGAACGACGCCGACGGAGCCCTCACTGAGGAGGCCTTCGGCGAAAAGGCGCTCCGAACCGATGCCGAGACGCTCTCGAACGGACGCGCCTTGCTCGAAACGAAAACAGACGGCAAGTCTCTGCACGCACAGCTCCAGGACGTCGCCGAACAGCTATCGGACGACAATATGGGATTCATCCCAACCCAAATCCGGAATGCAGTGAGTGGAAAAACGATTCCTGATCCTGATCGGGCCGAGCAACTGCTCACCCAAGGCCGATCCATCATGGAGGGTGGAAAGGAGGACATTGGAGACCCAGATACGAACGGTCTCTGGCAACGGCTCTCGAACTACGATGATGGGACCATCGTCGTCATCGACGCGGAGGACACCAAATGAACCAGCCCCAACACGATCTGACCGACGAAGCAGAACAGCACCTGCAGCAGGCCTTCCCGGACAGTCACACGACGGAGGTGCGAGTGGTCTGGTGGGACGACGGCGGGTTCCTCAAAGAGATCGTCAACGCCGCAGCTCAACAGCTGGGCGTCGAGTTCCGCGCCGCAGAGGGCTTCCCGCTCGCTCTCAGAACAGACGCACTCACAGAGGAACGGGAAGCCGACCGGCCCATTGTGTGGTACGTCGGCGAGGGCAAACAGGGTCGGGATTGGTTCCGCGATATCCGTGAGACCGGCGGAGAGGTCACCAAGAGCATCGAAGAGCTCACCGCCGACCTCTATGGGGTGAATCCGTGGGACATTTTCGACGTCGAAATGAACGACGCCGCCACCAGAACACAGATCGCCGGCATCATCAAAGCAGAGTTCCAGACACCCGGGATCCCCACATACGAGAGCCTCAGAGAAGAAATCTACACCCGCGGCGATGGCCGAATCATCGATCACCTCCTCCGTGAGGGCTGGCCCGAGATCAGCAGAGATCCCCAGACTGTTGCCGAAATCCGGGAGAAACTCGACGACGATATCCCCATTCAAGATGGTGCCAGCCCCGAGGAGATCACCAGCACCGTCCGTCGCTGGGCCGTCGCCCAAGCGCTGCACGTCAATGGCGTCGACGCCTCGCACTTCCCCGCGGGGTACGGCGAATCCAACCACAGCCCGCTGACCCAGCTGCTCAACATGGGTGGGAGCAGAGCCAGCGCCGAAGAGTACCTGGGCGAAGAGTTCTGGACGGACGTGGTTCGGAGCCTCGATGATGTCTGGACGTATGCTTCTTGTCCGGTCGATCGCGCCCTCGATGACGCCCTCTGGGAGTCCTGGTACGACTCCTTCGACGCAGGAGACCTTACCACCTGTATCGAGCAGGCACAGATCAGACAGGAGGCGCTGGAGGTCTATCCAGACTACACGGGCTGGCGCGATCTCTGGGCCCAGTGTGAGCACCTTGCCCGGCTCCAACAGCAGTTCAGTGCCTGGGAGGACCGAGACGGACAGGCCGATCCCTTCTCGGCCTATGCCGACGTCGATGAGGGCAGCTGGCAGATCGACGACCAAGTCCTCCAAGTCCAACTGACTGGCACCCCCGAGAGTGACGTTCCGGTCGATCACCCAGCGACAGGAACGCTCCCCGACCTTCGAGACGAACTGCTCACGAGTCGCTACCGTGAGTACCTCGAAACACTCGCCGAGGAGGTCGAGGCGGCAATGCAGGTTGGCCAACCATTGCTCAACAAGGATCCAGCCTATGAGTGGTGGAGCGACCACGAAAACGAGTTCAAGAAAGCTGGAACCGTCGCCGTCCTCCTCATCGACGCGCTTCGCTATGACCTCACACAGCGGCTTGCAGCGGAACTCAATGACGCCTTTGACGTCTCCCGTGAGACCAGGCTCTCAACGCTTCCCTCTGAGACCAAATTCGGGATGGCCGCACTCACACCCGGCCGCTCGTTCCGGTTCTCGCTCGAAATGTACAATGGGACGCTCACTCCCTTCCAGGGCGACCGCTCACTCTCGAACAAGCAGCGCCGGAAAGATTTCCTTAGTGATGAAGGCTGGAGCGTTCCCGATGACCGGGTGGACGGCTGGGGAGAGCATCGAATCACCTACTACGATAAGGAAATCGACGAGGTCGGGGAAGGCGAAATTGGCGAGATGGTCCATCACTTCGACAACTACGTCACCGAGCTTGCGGCGATGATTCGCGATAAGCTCGACAACAAGAACTGGGACCGAATCTACGTCGTTACTGACCACGGGTTCGTGCTCCTACCCGAGGGGACGACCACGGAAGCCGTTCCCTCAAGCGCCCCAGATAGCGAAGTGAAGTATCGCCGAGTCGCAGGGGATGACCTGAGTGGACTGACCAACGGTGTGTCAGTCTCTGGAAGCACGCCTGGGCTCAACGACTATCTCAAAGCGGATCTCCAGCTCCTCGTTGATCCGCGCCAACACTTCAGCAAGCAGGGCTATAGCGGCGATCGCTACTACCACGGTGGATTGCTCCCGCAGGAGTGTATGCTGTCGTTCCTCGTGATTCAGAAGTGACGGTCGAGGTGAGAGCCATATTTTCAGACAAAGGAACGCAGTAGTGGCTTCACATCGTCGATTCGTCGTCAAAGTAGCAGTCTCTGCGTTCAGTCAAGAACGCTGAGGGAGCACAGCCCTATTTGCTGCCCAGAATAGTATGTCGCACAGCGAGAGCATCAAGGGGGCCGACACACGAATTACGACGCTATGGGCTCTGAGCTTCCGGCACCGACGTCGACCCTGAGCGAATCTCTTCGGGCTCTTGGAAGCGATATCGAGATCCCTCAAGATATGCCTCCTCAAACTCGAAAGCGAGCCATTTGCGCCCGGTCTGTTGGGCCATCTGTCCGGTCGTGTTACTCCCCGCAAAGATATCCAATACTGTATCGCCCGGTTCAGTCAGAAACTGAATGAAGAACTTCGGAAGCTCGCGAGGGAACCGTGCTGGATGAATTTCCGTCTCTGTCTCTTTGCAGGCTTCGAGATATGGCGTCGTTGAGCGGGTATTGGCGATCTCGAGTACGTTGTCCTCAGTATGAGCGGCGCCAAGTGTCTGAACCAACTCCTCTGTCAAGCCCTCCTCAAGGACCACCTCCAGCAGGGCCTCCGGGACATCGAGGTTTTCGAGTAACTCCGCGGAACTCTGTGTCGTCGATGAATCATCGATTGCGTTTCGGAAGTTTGGCCGAATCGCCCCATCCTCAGCCGGTTCGTCGAAAGTATCACTAAGCTCGTGTTCACTCGGTCGTGACTGGGCGTCGTGTCCCTTCTCAATTAGCCGCTTCTGTGCGTCGCTGTACTCTTTTAGCACCCGACGGTTGTCCGGCTTCTCACGAGCGTCGTTCTTCGAGAGCCACCAGACATGGTTCACCGCGTCTTTAACCCGAATTCGTTCGATGGTTACCCATTGAGCTGGAGTGGGGAGTTTGGCCGGATTGTACCAGTAGAAGTCCTGGGCGAGATTGAACGTCTCACCGAATCGATCGGCGAGTAACCCGCTGTCGTCGGTGAGCGCCGAGAGGAGCTTGAAGTGGTAATGTGACCGAAGCGGCTTGCCCTTCTGCCACCCGCCGCCGATGTCGATGACGAGCGAGCCGTCTTCAGCAAGGGCCTCATACACCTTCTCAGCGAACTCAAGGAACCACTCGACGTACTCTTCGGGGGATTTGTTCCCGTAGGCCTTCTTTCGCTGAAGTGCAAAGGGCGGCGACGTGACGACAAGATCAATTGACGCAGGTATGATTTCATCAAGGAGCTGTCGACTATCCCCAGCATACGCAGCTCCCTGGATGGGCTCCTGACCGATGGCTTCGATGGATGGTCGGACCTCTACGGTCTCGTTTCCGGCCGTCGTTACGTACTGTGGCTGCCGCTCTACAAGATCCGTTACACGTCTTGGCTCCGTTGCCGTCATCAAGTCTTCAGGGTGGGACACAGCATCATTATCTAACTTCATTGAGCTGTCCTACCTAATCAGCTCACAGTATAAAAAATGTCCGCAGCTTGAGCTGAGCGAGGGGCGTTGGCTGCTACTTTTTCTCAGCGTGAAGTATATCAACGATACATCTAATACGTTGGTTCCTGAACAGTACGCAATCACCGATGGCTGGGAATGAATCCGACCTCCCCTTCGGAGATGCGTTCAGCCCGGCGCAGCTCGATACTGAAACCGGAAAATACACGAAGCTTGCAGCAGCCCTCGAGCTGGTTGGGGAACATGAAGGAGAGGAAACGGAGTTCAAGTCAGCCGTTGCTGAGCGATTCTTCGAGGGGTCTCGAAATCCTGAGGAACGTGCACGCTTGGTCGTACTGGGGCTCAAGAATCAAGGATATCAGCTCGTTACGGACGATTTCCGTTTCACCGACCTCGGTGAGCAACTGTACGAGCTGAGGGACGACGAAGGTCAGCTGTATCGTGAGTTCGCCCGGCATATTCTCCTCAATCTTCACGGGCGGCAAGTGATCGACATAATTCGAGATCTTCAATCGGCCGGGCAGGATACGACGGCAGACGAGATCAAGGACGCTCTCGGTCGCTATTACGATATCAAGGTTGGAGAAACTTCGAACCACTGGAGCCAGATGCGTGGCTGGCTCGCTGAAGCGGAGATTCTCAACACTGGAAGCCCGTACTACGAGATCAACACGAGCAGGCTCAACGAAATACTGGGACTCACCACGGAGGAGCTCGACGCACTCGAAGGGCTCACCGACGAACAGCGGGCGTTTCTCCGTGCCTTCGCGATAATCGATCCCGACGAAGCGATCGAGAATACGGATGTAAGAACGCTAGCAACGAATCACCACGATCGAAATATCCCGCAAGGGAAGATCACGGAGAACATCCTTAACCCGCTCGCAGCGGCCGGATATCTCGAGATTACGTCCCAACGTGGCTCACCGAACCTCATCGAGCCGACGGAAGCGTTCGATGCTGAGGTTCTTGAACCGATACTAGAGCAGTACGCCGAACGAACAGGAATTCCTCGAGAGGCGCTTCGGCTCAACTTCACCGAGCTCGAAAACGCACTCGATGGGGGAAGCTCATCTGAACGGCAAACCGGACTCATCGCGCTTGCTGTCCGGCTCGGGCGGCAGTTGGGACTAGAGTATGTCGGGCGCCGAACCGACGATAGCGGTACGAGCGAAGCCACCACGGACGTCATCATGGACGATGCAAACCTGACGTTGACGCGGTGGTTGATTCACTGCTCAGCCACACGGTCGAAGGTCACGCCCACACAGATTGCAAGCGTCACGACAACCGCACGACTCACGAACGCCACCACGATCCTCTATGTTGCCCGCTCCGGGTTCCGCGAGGACGCAACGCAGATGGCCGCCCGGATCATGCAAAACGAGCCCTACACGATATTGACGCTCAGCGAACAGCCAGATCCGGTATACGATGAGAACCCAGCAGCGCTTAGCGAGGCGTTGGAAAGCCAACTTCATTCAATTCGCCGAACGAAAGAGATCCCCGACGACGGACCGTTCCGTGGTCGTTCGTTCGGAATCGGGGAGGACAGTGAAGGATCTCAAGCCATGATTCAAGGGTTTGAGGATGACTTCGAACGGTTTCAGGAATCAGAATCCGAAGAGCGGGATTTGACCGATTTTACCGGATAACAAACTACGGTAGTGGACAGAAACAGTTCGCTCACAAACAAGAAATGCCGAGAGTCGCTCCACTTACTACAGTCGAGAGAAACTCCTCAATATGACATCGTCGTCGCCGATAACGGATCTCCTCTCCCACTCCGCGGCATATTCGACGGACAACGGAGCGGCATATCTCGGGGACAGCCGCGACTTTCTCGATGATTTGCCGTCAAACTCGATTGACCTTGTCGTTACGTCCCCGCCTTTCGAGCTCGCACACCAGAAAGAGTACGGCGACGATTGGGACGATGAGGACAAGGAATACCAAGCGTGGTTCCTCGAATTTGCCGAGGAAGTCAAGCGCGTCCTTTGCGAGCACGGGAGTTTCGTCATCGAAATCGGCGGCGCCTTCAACTCGGGGGAGCCATCGCGGTCGACTTACCAATTCGAGCTCCTCACCAAACTCACGAGCGACGACGTCGGCTTCAAACTCGCACAGGATTTCTACTGGCACAACCCGGCAAAACTCCCCTCCCCCGCAGAATGGGTCAATCGACGGCGAATCCGGGTGAGTGATGCGGTGACGCACATCTGGTGGCTCGCTCCGAACATCGCCGCCGATAGTGCGACGGAGCCGGACGAGCAACCGGTCCCAGAAGCGGACAATCGCCGGGTACTAACGGAATACAGTCAAAGCCAGCAGGACCTCATGGAGAAGGGAGAGTACAATGCTGGAGAGCGTCCGTCCGGCCACAACATTAGCGAAGAGGGCTTCTTTACCGATTCGGGGGGCGCGATCCCTGATAACCTTATTTCCGCGACGAACACGGGTAGCCAGACCCACTACGACAAGATGTGCAGTAGAGCAGGGCTCGATAAGCATCCAGCACGCTTCCCTGATGAGATTCCGGAGTTCTTCGTGAAGTTCCTCACGCCGAACCCACCCTACGATGACTGGAACCGTGGATATCTCGACCGACCAGTGGTATTGGATATCTTCGGCGGCTCGAACATCACGGGCAAGATTGCCGAAGAGCTGGGTCGGTATTGGATGGCATTCGAGAAAGACGAGGAGTATCTCGAGGCCTCCGAGGTACGATTCCTCTCACCGATGCAAGTCGAGCGGAAATTCAACAACACTCAGCACGGGCTGGATGATTTCACCGAAAGCGGGGAATCCGAACCTGAGCCGTAGCCTTCCCTAATCGTCCCCAACTTCAGCGAACTCGCCAAAGTCACTCGTTTCGTCGTTCAACGAGTCTCGAATCTCGTCCTCGTCCATAAACCTGAACTGCGAGGTCTGCACGTACTGTTCCTCTTGCTCAAAGCCGAGCCAATAGCGCCCCTTCGATTGTGCGACCCTCCCCGTCAAGTTACTCCCGGCGAAGATGTCCAGGACGACCGGCCGGTCCAACGCACCGCGGTCCCAATCGTCATACGGCGGATCGGGTGTGAGGAAGCTGATGAAGAATTCAGGGATATCACGAGGAAACCGAGCTGGATGATGGTCAAAGCCGAACTCACGACACATCCGAAGGTAATGTGTGTTGCTCGCAGTGTTTGAGGCCTCCACCAAATTATCGGGTTCTTGACCACCCATCCCCAAAGTCCGAAGCAGGTCCCCTGCCGACAGATCTTCTGGGTCTTCATCCGAGATCAGCTCGATGAATTCAAGGGCGGAGATCTCGTCCCAGCGCTCAAGAACGCCCCGGGCTGAATGCCCCTCGATCAAGTTGTCAGGAATCGAGCCTTCATTCTTGTTGGCAAAGGATTCCGGGTCGATATCCCATCCCGAGCCTCGCTTGCCGTCATTGTACTCCCCAGTCTCTAACAGGTTCTTGTGGCTTTCACTGTACTCCTGTAACACCCGCTGGTTGCTCGCCTCCGGCTGAGGGTGTTCACCATCCTTGACCGCCGAGTCCTTGTTGACGTCCTTCGAGAGCCACCAAATGTGGGTAACAGCGTCGGTGACGCGAATCTTTCGAACATTCACCCACTCAATCGGGTTGGGAAGTTTAGCAGGGTTGTACCAGTAGAAATCCTGTGCAAGGTCGAAGTCCCCCTCCTCAACGAGACGGGTGAGGAGTTGGAACTGATAGATCGAGCGCTTGGGCCAACCCTTTTCGAACGCACCGCCGATCTCGATGACGAAGCTGCCATGGGGAGTAAGAACGCGATGCACCTCCTCAGCAAACTCCATGAACCAGTCGTTGTACCCTTCCTGATCCTCGTTTCCATACTCCTTCTTGTGCTGGAGGGCAAAGGGAGGCGAAGTAACGACCAGGTCGATACAGCCATCGGGGAGCTGTTTCAGGGACTCTCGACTATCACCCTGAAACAGCCCACCGGACTCGAAGGAATAAGCTGGTTCTGAGTCCATCAAGTCAAGAACCGCCGGGTCATCCGTCATTGCTTATCCAGAAGTCAACGAAAGAACTTGAATGTACAATACTTGGCCCTGGGCTAGGACCCTCGCTGAAATGTAGCAATACTACTGGCCCTGTTGAATCCTTATTGTATTGATACCTTCTCGCTGGAATAGTCGCCAGGTAAGTGAGCAAGTGAAACGCTTGCTCAACAAACCGGATAACCGTGACTTTGGGAGCGCTTGCATCTGGTCAAACTATCGGGCGTATCTGAAGCTCTATGAGGATTTCAACAGAGCCGGATGTCAATAGTGGTTCAATGTGGCCTGCTAGTGCTGGTACACATAAATCCCCTAATCACCTGTTGCGCCCCCGAACATTAATATTCCAATCAGGCAACAACGGAGTATGTCTCGTCGTCTACTACTTACCGGCCCTGAGTTTTCCCAATTGGAATCTCACGCGTTCAATATTCTCGAGGAACAAGTAGGAACCCAGCCGGAGAGCATTCTCTAT from Halobacterium jilantaiense encodes the following:
- a CDS encoding BREX protein BrxB domain-containing protein is translated as MSQEKKKNPLKAFTRELVDFARGERRGIRNPFVMVPVDPPVEHRLTKRLETWATNPDGDLEEWEDVTDTAGTDVTVTTIRLDGLMPETDAFETSIDLGPLDRVETAAVEDTLERNLAAELVDGLIAEYIQTGAVENERSSVLVLLNLGSLYPFTRASELLDELDRKNINTTVGIPFPGSVVGGRLSFFNEQARHYYPAHRIGNKVNAGYLTDV
- the pglZ gene encoding BREX-5 system phosphatase PglZ, with the translated sequence MNQPQHDLTDEAEQHLQQAFPDSHTTEVRVVWWDDGGFLKEIVNAAAQQLGVEFRAAEGFPLALRTDALTEEREADRPIVWYVGEGKQGRDWFRDIRETGGEVTKSIEELTADLYGVNPWDIFDVEMNDAATRTQIAGIIKAEFQTPGIPTYESLREEIYTRGDGRIIDHLLREGWPEISRDPQTVAEIREKLDDDIPIQDGASPEEITSTVRRWAVAQALHVNGVDASHFPAGYGESNHSPLTQLLNMGGSRASAEEYLGEEFWTDVVRSLDDVWTYASCPVDRALDDALWESWYDSFDAGDLTTCIEQAQIRQEALEVYPDYTGWRDLWAQCEHLARLQQQFSAWEDRDGQADPFSAYADVDEGSWQIDDQVLQVQLTGTPESDVPVDHPATGTLPDLRDELLTSRYREYLETLAEEVEAAMQVGQPLLNKDPAYEWWSDHENEFKKAGTVAVLLIDALRYDLTQRLAAELNDAFDVSRETRLSTLPSETKFGMAALTPGRSFRFSLEMYNGTLTPFQGDRSLSNKQRRKDFLSDEGWSVPDDRVDGWGEHRITYYDKEIDEVGEGEIGEMVHHFDNYVTELAAMIRDKLDNKNWDRIYVVTDHGFVLLPEGTTTEAVPSSAPDSEVKYRRVAGDDLSGLTNGVSVSGSTPGLNDYLKADLQLLVDPRQHFSKQGYSGDRYYHGGLLPQECMLSFLVIQK
- a CDS encoding DNA-methyltransferase, with protein sequence MTATEPRRVTDLVERQPQYVTTAGNETVEVRPSIEAIGQEPIQGAAYAGDSRQLLDEIIPASIDLVVTSPPFALQRKKAYGNKSPEEYVEWFLEFAEKVYEALAEDGSLVIDIGGGWQKGKPLRSHYHFKLLSALTDDSGLLADRFGETFNLAQDFYWYNPAKLPTPAQWVTIERIRVKDAVNHVWWLSKNDAREKPDNRRVLKEYSDAQKRLIEKGHDAQSRPSEHELSDTFDEPAEDGAIRPNFRNAIDDSSTTQSSAELLENLDVPEALLEVVLEEGLTEELVQTLGAAHTEDNVLEIANTRSTTPYLEACKETETEIHPARFPRELPKFFIQFLTEPGDTVLDIFAGSNTTGQMAQQTGRKWLAFEFEEAYLEGSRYRFQEPEEIRSGSTSVPEAQSP
- a CDS encoding restriction endonuclease encodes the protein MAGNESDLPFGDAFSPAQLDTETGKYTKLAAALELVGEHEGEETEFKSAVAERFFEGSRNPEERARLVVLGLKNQGYQLVTDDFRFTDLGEQLYELRDDEGQLYREFARHILLNLHGRQVIDIIRDLQSAGQDTTADEIKDALGRYYDIKVGETSNHWSQMRGWLAEAEILNTGSPYYEINTSRLNEILGLTTEELDALEGLTDEQRAFLRAFAIIDPDEAIENTDVRTLATNHHDRNIPQGKITENILNPLAAAGYLEITSQRGSPNLIEPTEAFDAEVLEPILEQYAERTGIPREALRLNFTELENALDGGSSSERQTGLIALAVRLGRQLGLEYVGRRTDDSGTSEATTDVIMDDANLTLTRWLIHCSATRSKVTPTQIASVTTTARLTNATTILYVARSGFREDATQMAARIMQNEPYTILTLSEQPDPVYDENPAALSEALESQLHSIRRTKEIPDDGPFRGRSFGIGEDSEGSQAMIQGFEDDFERFQESESEERDLTDFTG
- a CDS encoding DNA-methyltransferase, whose amino-acid sequence is MTSSSPITDLLSHSAAYSTDNGAAYLGDSRDFLDDLPSNSIDLVVTSPPFELAHQKEYGDDWDDEDKEYQAWFLEFAEEVKRVLCEHGSFVIEIGGAFNSGEPSRSTYQFELLTKLTSDDVGFKLAQDFYWHNPAKLPSPAEWVNRRRIRVSDAVTHIWWLAPNIAADSATEPDEQPVPEADNRRVLTEYSQSQQDLMEKGEYNAGERPSGHNISEEGFFTDSGGAIPDNLISATNTGSQTHYDKMCSRAGLDKHPARFPDEIPEFFVKFLTPNPPYDDWNRGYLDRPVVLDIFGGSNITGKIAEELGRYWMAFEKDEEYLEASEVRFLSPMQVERKFNNTQHGLDDFTESGESEPEP